In one Nicotiana tomentosiformis chromosome 6, ASM39032v3, whole genome shotgun sequence genomic region, the following are encoded:
- the LOC104121166 gene encoding uncharacterized protein isoform X4: MDFHSLTRRELQALCKKNKIPANLTNVAMADALQSLEFVDGIEEILSSCESETANSSMESPGKSEIVTSVPRTCRRATQQKAIKHDPETLQTLTRSSCRTRGKVVRDVDEAKNDLHETPALPTTRRRAAATSVRAKLESAMKECEPKEKFGDQIEGKMKDVPKTPAVVLTSQRKELKASSVRQVYSTRRSARIAGKPMQESPQENEMSGTLTFDAFPEETEESLEVDSEQYSIHKNEEVDKNGQYSNTLVQNEIETEDVVQQESNNNLVVALDTKAEEGSEEVPLGHNNNGAKIEDFGEESMEESEIDQAQAKTEKDFQNKSHNLGEDTKRSSDITSVILMKQPHKKDKPHCEEPASVNADTNIDFHEVNSLGQFNDEGEAKVSGSQQCLKDASEANTEDAGEEEPMEEYEVDHADANVDSAAHGLEVAEEEPMEEFDVDQAEANVDREADALEVAGEEESMEESEVDYAEANVDNAAHGLPPLASLTPDDAAQEGECEVKVSGSQQCLHVSDVVAGEESMEESEIDHAAINVDIAAHALPPLASLIPNAVPEPVYKGIAGNDSKQSLQDLTLRKLTKMLKERATDHKRSYGEEPMEESEIDHAAINVDIAAHAFPPLASLIPNAVPEPVYKGIAGNDSKQSLQDLSLRKLTKMLKERATDHKRS; encoded by the exons ATGGATTTCCACAGCCTTACAAGGAGAGAACTGCAAGCTCTTTGCaagaagaacaaaatcccagctAACCTCACCAATGTCGCCATGGCCGACGCTCTTCAGTCCCTCGAGTTT GTTGATGGTATTGAAGAAATCTTGAGTTCATGTGAATCTGAAACCGCAAACTCATCCATGGAGTCTCCTGGGAAGTCAGAAATAGTAACAAGTGTACCTCGGACTTGTCGTCGAGCTACACAACAAAAGGCAATCAAACATGACCCAGAAACTTTGCAGACCTTGACTAGGAGTAGCTGCAGAACGAGAGGAAAGGTGGTCAGAGATGTAGATGAAGCCAAGAACGACCTGCATGAAACTCCTGCATTGCCGACTACCAGAAGAAGGGCTGCAGCAACTTCAGTTCGCGCTAAATTGGAATCCGCAATGAAGGAATGTGAAccaaaagagaaatttggggatcAGATTGAGGGAAAAATGAAAGATGTGCCAAAGACACCAGCAGTTGTTCTAACTAGCCAAAGAAAGGAATTGAAGGCAAGTTCAGTTAGGCAAGTGTACAGTACTCGTCGATCAGCAAGGATAGCTGGGAAACCAATGCAGGAGAGCCCACAAGAGAATGAAATGTCAGGAACCCTTACATTTGATGCTTTTCCTGAAGAAACTGAGGAaagtttggaggtggattctgaGCAGTATTCTATTCACAAGAATGAAGAAGTAGACAAAAATG GTCAATATTCAAATACCTTGGTACAAAATGAAATAGAAACTGAAGATGTTGTTCAACAAGAAAGTAACAATAACCTGGTTGTTGCGTTAGATACAAAAGCAGAAGAAGGCTCAGAGGAAGTACCACTTGGTCACAACAACAATG GAGctaaaatagaagattttggtgAAGAATCCATGGAAGAATCTGAAATTGATCAAGCTCAGGCTAAAACTGAAAAAGATTTTCAGAACAAAAGCCATAACTTGGGTGAAGATACCAAGAGAAGTTCAGATATCACTAGTGTGATCCTGATGAAGCAGCCGCATAAAAAGGACAAGCCCCATTGTGAAGAACCTGCAAGTGTCAATGCAGACACTAACATAGATTTCCATGAGGTGAATTCGTTGGGGCAATTCAACGATGAGGGGGAGGCTAAGGTGAGTGGAAGTCAGCAGTGTTTGAAAGATGCTTCCGAAGCTAACACAGAAGATGCTGGAGAAGAAGAGCCCATGGAAGAATATGAAGTTGATCATGCTGACGCTAATGTGGATAGTGCAGCTCATGGTCTGGAAGTTGCTGAAGAAGAACCCATGGAAGAATTTGATGTTGATCAAGCTGAGGCTAATGTAGATAGGGAAGCTGATGCTCTTGAAGTTGCCGGGGAAGAAGAATCCATGGAAGAATCTGAAGTTGATTATGCTGAGGCTAATGTGGATAATGCAGCTCATGGTCTTCCACCCTTGGCTTCTCTCACACCTGATGATGCTGCCCAGGAAGGTGAGTGCGAGGTTAAGGTGAGTGGAAGTCAGCAGTGTTTACATGTTTCAGATGTAGTTGCTGGAGAAGAATCCATGGAAGAATCTGAAATTGATCATGCTGCGATTAATGTGGATATTGCTGCTCATGCTCTTCCTCCCCTAGCTTCTCTCATACCTAATGCTGTCCCAGAACCAGTCTACAAAGGCATTGCTGGTAATGACAGTAAGCAATCTTTGCAAGATTTAACCTTGAGGAAGCTTACAAAGATGTTGAAAGAAAGAGCTACAGATCACAAAAGATCCTATGGAGAAGAACCTATGGAAGAATCTGAAATTGATCATGCTGCGATTAATGTGGATATTGCTGCTCATGCTTTTCCTCCCCTAGCTTCTCTCATACCTAATGCTGTCCCAGAACCAGTCTACAAAGGCATTGCTGGTAATGACAGTAAGCAATCTTTGCAAGATTTAAGCTTGAGGAAGCTTACAAAGATGTTGAAAGAAAGAGCTACAGATCACAAAAGATCCTAG
- the LOC104121166 gene encoding uncharacterized protein isoform X6 — protein MDFHSLTRRELQALCKKNKIPANLTNVAMADALQSLEFVDGIEEILSSCESETANSSMESPGKSEIVTSVPRTCRRATQQKAIKHDPETLQTLTRSSCRTRGKVVRDVDEAKNDLHETPALPTTRRRAAATSVRAKLESAMKECEPKEKFGDQIEGKMKDVPKTPAVVLTSQRKELKASSVRQVYSTRRSARIAGKPMQESPQENEMSGTLTFDAFPEETEESLEVDSEQYSIHKNEEVDKNDTKAEEGSEEVPLGHNNNGAKIEDFGEESMEESEIDQAQAKTEKDFQNKSHNLGEDTKRSSDITSVILMKQPHKKDKPHCEEPASVNADTNIDFHEVNSLGQFNDEGEAKVSGSQQCLKDASEANTEDAGEEEPMEEYEVDHADANVDSAAHGLEVAEEEPMEEFDVDQAEANVDREADALEVAGEEESMEESEVDYAEANVDNAAHGLPPLASLTPDDAAQEGECEVKVSGSQQCLHVSDVVAGEESMEESEIDHAAINVDIAAHALPPLASLIPNAVPEPVYKGIAGNDSKQSLQDLTLRKLTKMLKERATDHKRSYGEEPMEESEIDHAAINVDIAAHAFPPLASLIPNAVPEPVYKGIAGNDSKQSLQDLSLRKLTKMLKERATDHKRS, from the exons ATGGATTTCCACAGCCTTACAAGGAGAGAACTGCAAGCTCTTTGCaagaagaacaaaatcccagctAACCTCACCAATGTCGCCATGGCCGACGCTCTTCAGTCCCTCGAGTTT GTTGATGGTATTGAAGAAATCTTGAGTTCATGTGAATCTGAAACCGCAAACTCATCCATGGAGTCTCCTGGGAAGTCAGAAATAGTAACAAGTGTACCTCGGACTTGTCGTCGAGCTACACAACAAAAGGCAATCAAACATGACCCAGAAACTTTGCAGACCTTGACTAGGAGTAGCTGCAGAACGAGAGGAAAGGTGGTCAGAGATGTAGATGAAGCCAAGAACGACCTGCATGAAACTCCTGCATTGCCGACTACCAGAAGAAGGGCTGCAGCAACTTCAGTTCGCGCTAAATTGGAATCCGCAATGAAGGAATGTGAAccaaaagagaaatttggggatcAGATTGAGGGAAAAATGAAAGATGTGCCAAAGACACCAGCAGTTGTTCTAACTAGCCAAAGAAAGGAATTGAAGGCAAGTTCAGTTAGGCAAGTGTACAGTACTCGTCGATCAGCAAGGATAGCTGGGAAACCAATGCAGGAGAGCCCACAAGAGAATGAAATGTCAGGAACCCTTACATTTGATGCTTTTCCTGAAGAAACTGAGGAaagtttggaggtggattctgaGCAGTATTCTATTCACAAGAATGAAGAAGTAGACAAAAATG ATACAAAAGCAGAAGAAGGCTCAGAGGAAGTACCACTTGGTCACAACAACAATG GAGctaaaatagaagattttggtgAAGAATCCATGGAAGAATCTGAAATTGATCAAGCTCAGGCTAAAACTGAAAAAGATTTTCAGAACAAAAGCCATAACTTGGGTGAAGATACCAAGAGAAGTTCAGATATCACTAGTGTGATCCTGATGAAGCAGCCGCATAAAAAGGACAAGCCCCATTGTGAAGAACCTGCAAGTGTCAATGCAGACACTAACATAGATTTCCATGAGGTGAATTCGTTGGGGCAATTCAACGATGAGGGGGAGGCTAAGGTGAGTGGAAGTCAGCAGTGTTTGAAAGATGCTTCCGAAGCTAACACAGAAGATGCTGGAGAAGAAGAGCCCATGGAAGAATATGAAGTTGATCATGCTGACGCTAATGTGGATAGTGCAGCTCATGGTCTGGAAGTTGCTGAAGAAGAACCCATGGAAGAATTTGATGTTGATCAAGCTGAGGCTAATGTAGATAGGGAAGCTGATGCTCTTGAAGTTGCCGGGGAAGAAGAATCCATGGAAGAATCTGAAGTTGATTATGCTGAGGCTAATGTGGATAATGCAGCTCATGGTCTTCCACCCTTGGCTTCTCTCACACCTGATGATGCTGCCCAGGAAGGTGAGTGCGAGGTTAAGGTGAGTGGAAGTCAGCAGTGTTTACATGTTTCAGATGTAGTTGCTGGAGAAGAATCCATGGAAGAATCTGAAATTGATCATGCTGCGATTAATGTGGATATTGCTGCTCATGCTCTTCCTCCCCTAGCTTCTCTCATACCTAATGCTGTCCCAGAACCAGTCTACAAAGGCATTGCTGGTAATGACAGTAAGCAATCTTTGCAAGATTTAACCTTGAGGAAGCTTACAAAGATGTTGAAAGAAAGAGCTACAGATCACAAAAGATCCTATGGAGAAGAACCTATGGAAGAATCTGAAATTGATCATGCTGCGATTAATGTGGATATTGCTGCTCATGCTTTTCCTCCCCTAGCTTCTCTCATACCTAATGCTGTCCCAGAACCAGTCTACAAAGGCATTGCTGGTAATGACAGTAAGCAATCTTTGCAAGATTTAAGCTTGAGGAAGCTTACAAAGATGTTGAAAGAAAGAGCTACAGATCACAAAAGATCCTAG
- the LOC104121166 gene encoding uncharacterized protein isoform X1 → MDFHSLTRRELQALCKKNKIPANLTNVAMADALQSLEFVDGIEEILSSCESETANSSMESPGKSEIVTSVPRTCRRATQQKAIKHDPETLQTLTRSSCRTRGKVVRDVDEAKNDLHETPALPTTRRRAAATSVRAKLESAMKECEPKEKFGDQIEGKMKDVPKTPAVVLTSQRKELKASSVRQVYSTRRSARIAGKPMQESPQENEMSGTLTFDAFPEETEESLEVDSEQYSIHKNEEVDKNGQYSNTLVQNEIETEDVVQQESNNNLVVALDTKAEEGSEEVPLGHNNNGSEDVHMSITEELENGKEIVSEGMQSLNDVSGAKIEDFGEESMEESEIDQAQAKTEKDFQNKSHNLGEDTKRSSDITSVILMKQPHKKDKPHCEEPASVNADTNIDFHEVNSLGQFNDEGEAKVSGSQQCLKDASEANTEDAGEEEPMEEYEVDHADANVDSAAHGLEVAEEEPMEEFDVDQAEANVDREADALEVAGEEESMEESEVDYAEANVDNAAHGLPPLASLTPDDAAQEGECEVKVSGSQQCLHVSDVVAGEESMEESEIDHAAINVDIAAHALPPLASLIPNAVPEPVYKGIAGNDSKQSLQDLTLRKLTKMLKERATDHKRSYGEEPMEESEIDHAAINVDIAAHAFPPLASLIPNAVPEPVYKGIAGNDSKQSLQDLSLRKLTKMLKERATDHKRS, encoded by the exons ATGGATTTCCACAGCCTTACAAGGAGAGAACTGCAAGCTCTTTGCaagaagaacaaaatcccagctAACCTCACCAATGTCGCCATGGCCGACGCTCTTCAGTCCCTCGAGTTT GTTGATGGTATTGAAGAAATCTTGAGTTCATGTGAATCTGAAACCGCAAACTCATCCATGGAGTCTCCTGGGAAGTCAGAAATAGTAACAAGTGTACCTCGGACTTGTCGTCGAGCTACACAACAAAAGGCAATCAAACATGACCCAGAAACTTTGCAGACCTTGACTAGGAGTAGCTGCAGAACGAGAGGAAAGGTGGTCAGAGATGTAGATGAAGCCAAGAACGACCTGCATGAAACTCCTGCATTGCCGACTACCAGAAGAAGGGCTGCAGCAACTTCAGTTCGCGCTAAATTGGAATCCGCAATGAAGGAATGTGAAccaaaagagaaatttggggatcAGATTGAGGGAAAAATGAAAGATGTGCCAAAGACACCAGCAGTTGTTCTAACTAGCCAAAGAAAGGAATTGAAGGCAAGTTCAGTTAGGCAAGTGTACAGTACTCGTCGATCAGCAAGGATAGCTGGGAAACCAATGCAGGAGAGCCCACAAGAGAATGAAATGTCAGGAACCCTTACATTTGATGCTTTTCCTGAAGAAACTGAGGAaagtttggaggtggattctgaGCAGTATTCTATTCACAAGAATGAAGAAGTAGACAAAAATG GTCAATATTCAAATACCTTGGTACAAAATGAAATAGAAACTGAAGATGTTGTTCAACAAGAAAGTAACAATAACCTGGTTGTTGCGTTAGATACAAAAGCAGAAGAAGGCTCAGAGGAAGTACCACTTGGTCACAACAACAATG GATCTGAAGATGTGCATATGTCAATAACGGAGGAACTTGAGAATGGAAAAGAAATAGTATCTGAAGGAATGCAGTCTTTGAATGATGTTTCAGGAGctaaaatagaagattttggtgAAGAATCCATGGAAGAATCTGAAATTGATCAAGCTCAGGCTAAAACTGAAAAAGATTTTCAGAACAAAAGCCATAACTTGGGTGAAGATACCAAGAGAAGTTCAGATATCACTAGTGTGATCCTGATGAAGCAGCCGCATAAAAAGGACAAGCCCCATTGTGAAGAACCTGCAAGTGTCAATGCAGACACTAACATAGATTTCCATGAGGTGAATTCGTTGGGGCAATTCAACGATGAGGGGGAGGCTAAGGTGAGTGGAAGTCAGCAGTGTTTGAAAGATGCTTCCGAAGCTAACACAGAAGATGCTGGAGAAGAAGAGCCCATGGAAGAATATGAAGTTGATCATGCTGACGCTAATGTGGATAGTGCAGCTCATGGTCTGGAAGTTGCTGAAGAAGAACCCATGGAAGAATTTGATGTTGATCAAGCTGAGGCTAATGTAGATAGGGAAGCTGATGCTCTTGAAGTTGCCGGGGAAGAAGAATCCATGGAAGAATCTGAAGTTGATTATGCTGAGGCTAATGTGGATAATGCAGCTCATGGTCTTCCACCCTTGGCTTCTCTCACACCTGATGATGCTGCCCAGGAAGGTGAGTGCGAGGTTAAGGTGAGTGGAAGTCAGCAGTGTTTACATGTTTCAGATGTAGTTGCTGGAGAAGAATCCATGGAAGAATCTGAAATTGATCATGCTGCGATTAATGTGGATATTGCTGCTCATGCTCTTCCTCCCCTAGCTTCTCTCATACCTAATGCTGTCCCAGAACCAGTCTACAAAGGCATTGCTGGTAATGACAGTAAGCAATCTTTGCAAGATTTAACCTTGAGGAAGCTTACAAAGATGTTGAAAGAAAGAGCTACAGATCACAAAAGATCCTATGGAGAAGAACCTATGGAAGAATCTGAAATTGATCATGCTGCGATTAATGTGGATATTGCTGCTCATGCTTTTCCTCCCCTAGCTTCTCTCATACCTAATGCTGTCCCAGAACCAGTCTACAAAGGCATTGCTGGTAATGACAGTAAGCAATCTTTGCAAGATTTAAGCTTGAGGAAGCTTACAAAGATGTTGAAAGAAAGAGCTACAGATCACAAAAGATCCTAG
- the LOC104121166 gene encoding uncharacterized protein isoform X2, with amino-acid sequence MDFHSLTRRELQALCKKNKIPANLTNVAMADALQSLEFVDGIEEILSSCESETANSSMESPGKSEIVTSVPRTCRRATQQKAIKHDPETLQTLTRSSCRTRGKVVRDVDEAKNDLHETPALPTTRRRAAATSVRAKLESAMKECEPKEKFGDQIEGKMKDVPKTPAVVLTSQRKELKASSVRQVYSTRRSARIAGKPMQESPQENEMSGTLTFDAFPEETEESLEVDSEQYSIHKNEEVDKNGQYSNTLVQNEIETEDVVQQESNNNLVVALDTKAEEGSEEVPLGHNNNDVHMSITEELENGKEIVSEGMQSLNDVSGAKIEDFGEESMEESEIDQAQAKTEKDFQNKSHNLGEDTKRSSDITSVILMKQPHKKDKPHCEEPASVNADTNIDFHEVNSLGQFNDEGEAKVSGSQQCLKDASEANTEDAGEEEPMEEYEVDHADANVDSAAHGLEVAEEEPMEEFDVDQAEANVDREADALEVAGEEESMEESEVDYAEANVDNAAHGLPPLASLTPDDAAQEGECEVKVSGSQQCLHVSDVVAGEESMEESEIDHAAINVDIAAHALPPLASLIPNAVPEPVYKGIAGNDSKQSLQDLTLRKLTKMLKERATDHKRSYGEEPMEESEIDHAAINVDIAAHAFPPLASLIPNAVPEPVYKGIAGNDSKQSLQDLSLRKLTKMLKERATDHKRS; translated from the exons ATGGATTTCCACAGCCTTACAAGGAGAGAACTGCAAGCTCTTTGCaagaagaacaaaatcccagctAACCTCACCAATGTCGCCATGGCCGACGCTCTTCAGTCCCTCGAGTTT GTTGATGGTATTGAAGAAATCTTGAGTTCATGTGAATCTGAAACCGCAAACTCATCCATGGAGTCTCCTGGGAAGTCAGAAATAGTAACAAGTGTACCTCGGACTTGTCGTCGAGCTACACAACAAAAGGCAATCAAACATGACCCAGAAACTTTGCAGACCTTGACTAGGAGTAGCTGCAGAACGAGAGGAAAGGTGGTCAGAGATGTAGATGAAGCCAAGAACGACCTGCATGAAACTCCTGCATTGCCGACTACCAGAAGAAGGGCTGCAGCAACTTCAGTTCGCGCTAAATTGGAATCCGCAATGAAGGAATGTGAAccaaaagagaaatttggggatcAGATTGAGGGAAAAATGAAAGATGTGCCAAAGACACCAGCAGTTGTTCTAACTAGCCAAAGAAAGGAATTGAAGGCAAGTTCAGTTAGGCAAGTGTACAGTACTCGTCGATCAGCAAGGATAGCTGGGAAACCAATGCAGGAGAGCCCACAAGAGAATGAAATGTCAGGAACCCTTACATTTGATGCTTTTCCTGAAGAAACTGAGGAaagtttggaggtggattctgaGCAGTATTCTATTCACAAGAATGAAGAAGTAGACAAAAATG GTCAATATTCAAATACCTTGGTACAAAATGAAATAGAAACTGAAGATGTTGTTCAACAAGAAAGTAACAATAACCTGGTTGTTGCGTTAGATACAAAAGCAGAAGAAGGCTCAGAGGAAGTACCACTTGGTCACAACAACAATG ATGTGCATATGTCAATAACGGAGGAACTTGAGAATGGAAAAGAAATAGTATCTGAAGGAATGCAGTCTTTGAATGATGTTTCAGGAGctaaaatagaagattttggtgAAGAATCCATGGAAGAATCTGAAATTGATCAAGCTCAGGCTAAAACTGAAAAAGATTTTCAGAACAAAAGCCATAACTTGGGTGAAGATACCAAGAGAAGTTCAGATATCACTAGTGTGATCCTGATGAAGCAGCCGCATAAAAAGGACAAGCCCCATTGTGAAGAACCTGCAAGTGTCAATGCAGACACTAACATAGATTTCCATGAGGTGAATTCGTTGGGGCAATTCAACGATGAGGGGGAGGCTAAGGTGAGTGGAAGTCAGCAGTGTTTGAAAGATGCTTCCGAAGCTAACACAGAAGATGCTGGAGAAGAAGAGCCCATGGAAGAATATGAAGTTGATCATGCTGACGCTAATGTGGATAGTGCAGCTCATGGTCTGGAAGTTGCTGAAGAAGAACCCATGGAAGAATTTGATGTTGATCAAGCTGAGGCTAATGTAGATAGGGAAGCTGATGCTCTTGAAGTTGCCGGGGAAGAAGAATCCATGGAAGAATCTGAAGTTGATTATGCTGAGGCTAATGTGGATAATGCAGCTCATGGTCTTCCACCCTTGGCTTCTCTCACACCTGATGATGCTGCCCAGGAAGGTGAGTGCGAGGTTAAGGTGAGTGGAAGTCAGCAGTGTTTACATGTTTCAGATGTAGTTGCTGGAGAAGAATCCATGGAAGAATCTGAAATTGATCATGCTGCGATTAATGTGGATATTGCTGCTCATGCTCTTCCTCCCCTAGCTTCTCTCATACCTAATGCTGTCCCAGAACCAGTCTACAAAGGCATTGCTGGTAATGACAGTAAGCAATCTTTGCAAGATTTAACCTTGAGGAAGCTTACAAAGATGTTGAAAGAAAGAGCTACAGATCACAAAAGATCCTATGGAGAAGAACCTATGGAAGAATCTGAAATTGATCATGCTGCGATTAATGTGGATATTGCTGCTCATGCTTTTCCTCCCCTAGCTTCTCTCATACCTAATGCTGTCCCAGAACCAGTCTACAAAGGCATTGCTGGTAATGACAGTAAGCAATCTTTGCAAGATTTAAGCTTGAGGAAGCTTACAAAGATGTTGAAAGAAAGAGCTACAGATCACAAAAGATCCTAG
- the LOC104121166 gene encoding protein Ycf2 isoform X3: MDFHSLTRRELQALCKKNKIPANLTNVAMADALQSLEFVDGIEEILSSCESETANSSMESPGKSEIVTSVPRTCRRATQQKAIKHDPETLQTLTRSSCRTRGKVVRDVDEAKNDLHETPALPTTRRRAAATSVRAKLESAMKECEPKEKFGDQIEGKMKDVPKTPAVVLTSQRKELKASSVRQVYSTRRSARIAGKPMQESPQENEMSGTLTFDAFPEETEESLEVDSEQYSIHKNEEVDKNDTKAEEGSEEVPLGHNNNGSEDVHMSITEELENGKEIVSEGMQSLNDVSGAKIEDFGEESMEESEIDQAQAKTEKDFQNKSHNLGEDTKRSSDITSVILMKQPHKKDKPHCEEPASVNADTNIDFHEVNSLGQFNDEGEAKVSGSQQCLKDASEANTEDAGEEEPMEEYEVDHADANVDSAAHGLEVAEEEPMEEFDVDQAEANVDREADALEVAGEEESMEESEVDYAEANVDNAAHGLPPLASLTPDDAAQEGECEVKVSGSQQCLHVSDVVAGEESMEESEIDHAAINVDIAAHALPPLASLIPNAVPEPVYKGIAGNDSKQSLQDLTLRKLTKMLKERATDHKRSYGEEPMEESEIDHAAINVDIAAHAFPPLASLIPNAVPEPVYKGIAGNDSKQSLQDLSLRKLTKMLKERATDHKRS; this comes from the exons ATGGATTTCCACAGCCTTACAAGGAGAGAACTGCAAGCTCTTTGCaagaagaacaaaatcccagctAACCTCACCAATGTCGCCATGGCCGACGCTCTTCAGTCCCTCGAGTTT GTTGATGGTATTGAAGAAATCTTGAGTTCATGTGAATCTGAAACCGCAAACTCATCCATGGAGTCTCCTGGGAAGTCAGAAATAGTAACAAGTGTACCTCGGACTTGTCGTCGAGCTACACAACAAAAGGCAATCAAACATGACCCAGAAACTTTGCAGACCTTGACTAGGAGTAGCTGCAGAACGAGAGGAAAGGTGGTCAGAGATGTAGATGAAGCCAAGAACGACCTGCATGAAACTCCTGCATTGCCGACTACCAGAAGAAGGGCTGCAGCAACTTCAGTTCGCGCTAAATTGGAATCCGCAATGAAGGAATGTGAAccaaaagagaaatttggggatcAGATTGAGGGAAAAATGAAAGATGTGCCAAAGACACCAGCAGTTGTTCTAACTAGCCAAAGAAAGGAATTGAAGGCAAGTTCAGTTAGGCAAGTGTACAGTACTCGTCGATCAGCAAGGATAGCTGGGAAACCAATGCAGGAGAGCCCACAAGAGAATGAAATGTCAGGAACCCTTACATTTGATGCTTTTCCTGAAGAAACTGAGGAaagtttggaggtggattctgaGCAGTATTCTATTCACAAGAATGAAGAAGTAGACAAAAATG ATACAAAAGCAGAAGAAGGCTCAGAGGAAGTACCACTTGGTCACAACAACAATG GATCTGAAGATGTGCATATGTCAATAACGGAGGAACTTGAGAATGGAAAAGAAATAGTATCTGAAGGAATGCAGTCTTTGAATGATGTTTCAGGAGctaaaatagaagattttggtgAAGAATCCATGGAAGAATCTGAAATTGATCAAGCTCAGGCTAAAACTGAAAAAGATTTTCAGAACAAAAGCCATAACTTGGGTGAAGATACCAAGAGAAGTTCAGATATCACTAGTGTGATCCTGATGAAGCAGCCGCATAAAAAGGACAAGCCCCATTGTGAAGAACCTGCAAGTGTCAATGCAGACACTAACATAGATTTCCATGAGGTGAATTCGTTGGGGCAATTCAACGATGAGGGGGAGGCTAAGGTGAGTGGAAGTCAGCAGTGTTTGAAAGATGCTTCCGAAGCTAACACAGAAGATGCTGGAGAAGAAGAGCCCATGGAAGAATATGAAGTTGATCATGCTGACGCTAATGTGGATAGTGCAGCTCATGGTCTGGAAGTTGCTGAAGAAGAACCCATGGAAGAATTTGATGTTGATCAAGCTGAGGCTAATGTAGATAGGGAAGCTGATGCTCTTGAAGTTGCCGGGGAAGAAGAATCCATGGAAGAATCTGAAGTTGATTATGCTGAGGCTAATGTGGATAATGCAGCTCATGGTCTTCCACCCTTGGCTTCTCTCACACCTGATGATGCTGCCCAGGAAGGTGAGTGCGAGGTTAAGGTGAGTGGAAGTCAGCAGTGTTTACATGTTTCAGATGTAGTTGCTGGAGAAGAATCCATGGAAGAATCTGAAATTGATCATGCTGCGATTAATGTGGATATTGCTGCTCATGCTCTTCCTCCCCTAGCTTCTCTCATACCTAATGCTGTCCCAGAACCAGTCTACAAAGGCATTGCTGGTAATGACAGTAAGCAATCTTTGCAAGATTTAACCTTGAGGAAGCTTACAAAGATGTTGAAAGAAAGAGCTACAGATCACAAAAGATCCTATGGAGAAGAACCTATGGAAGAATCTGAAATTGATCATGCTGCGATTAATGTGGATATTGCTGCTCATGCTTTTCCTCCCCTAGCTTCTCTCATACCTAATGCTGTCCCAGAACCAGTCTACAAAGGCATTGCTGGTAATGACAGTAAGCAATCTTTGCAAGATTTAAGCTTGAGGAAGCTTACAAAGATGTTGAAAGAAAGAGCTACAGATCACAAAAGATCCTAG